A single genomic interval of Rosistilla ulvae harbors:
- a CDS encoding autotransporter outer membrane beta-barrel domain-containing protein, producing the protein MRDSLTSGTRDLTSVVAHELGHSLGFGKSPDSSGNYTNGQDIQEYEKNLRDSNSVAAGNAAFVSDDEGVVWAGPIANALHGSPIPIYSPNPYSSGSSLSHPDRPVTLMNRSHSGDPDDNAIRSFDEIEMAMLRDSGWSTITTTSFFGNNVTATETRNLSSSDGTASLIIVGSDSDITTTGTISAQGLSSSGAQVIGNLNTLSLGNDVSATGDAVVGVVIVGTEDNLLLLRGGNTLSNAGDLAVNDITTGPDATNARVYGVLVIDDEDFSLNNNSGASISATGQGATAVKFDNHEVASSELKSTVVNNGLIAANGGSSIAVDAEGELDLTNDGTIQSGGTGSISISTRGISEITSSGAIQSTGNGSTALRSFSNLDLVNDGTIASTGDTAQAIHGRGITTIQNNDSISSTGAGSTALHSESNLDLVNDGTIASTGANVKTIDAEGFTQLRNNGAITATGIGSTAVHSESALYMNNAGTISAQDLGGSATTAITTDNEYSRIAMSTGAIVDGDISYTGSDPSLRAELLFGTSYDDLNAPSIGPAESAFDFTFNDDITGDWDLGFIGGLSRFEAPGSISGIHDMSVEAGATVTGDADITGTNAMTNAGRVVNEGATHSFDTITNNATGRYLGTGNVATVNGFINSGTIAPGDTFDGTNEAKAFGNLNVTAGDFNNNAGTLEIDIDGTGTTQDRIVVTDQAIIDGGVLDVTSTINDATVGAMHTFLTSSALTINSGLTPIDNLVTRRMLLRNDATDYWLLVARDVAYDELGQTFNEDSVGMSLDAIKDDAAGNPLFVPLIDQLDLLPQDSDVRRALNQLTGEIYATSLLLANQNNTLTDQSFADSQRSGLFIDQPLCGGPGGWFGSSSGYGQGGNTTGDGNASTADVTRGGTVVTIGRCFDTATHGGFFYNGDWQSIDVDSVNSVANIETHRFGGFLSRRTGDDYYFLSASGGFNDQEFDRVVRVGEFAERLESQASGSTWGARLERGRLLSTRMLDFIPYLGLQYNGLSRDDLQETGGVASLDVRGDTVQTLRTMLGVSVRTPVTSGPFGLALDTVWMHDVLNQSVLTQNVAFAGSNAGPFDVRGVDVDNDLFRVSPSLYGRFGGVLMQAGYDLTLGENQTWHSGTGTATWIF; encoded by the coding sequence GTGCGAGACTCATTAACTAGTGGGACTCGTGATCTGACTTCGGTCGTCGCTCACGAGCTCGGCCACTCTTTAGGATTTGGTAAGTCGCCGGATAGCTCCGGGAACTACACCAATGGACAGGACATCCAGGAATACGAGAAGAATCTCCGAGATTCCAACAGTGTTGCCGCTGGGAACGCCGCGTTTGTTTCCGACGACGAGGGAGTGGTTTGGGCCGGGCCGATCGCGAACGCTCTGCACGGTTCACCGATTCCCATCTATTCGCCGAATCCCTATTCTTCGGGAAGTTCATTGAGCCACCCTGATCGGCCTGTCACGTTGATGAACCGGAGTCACTCCGGTGACCCTGATGACAACGCAATTCGCAGTTTTGATGAAATCGAGATGGCGATGCTGCGTGATTCCGGCTGGAGCACGATTACGACGACCTCCTTTTTCGGGAACAACGTGACGGCCACTGAAACTCGCAATTTGTCATCCTCCGATGGCACGGCATCGTTGATCATCGTCGGAAGCGATTCCGACATCACAACGACAGGCACTATTTCAGCTCAAGGCCTGTCGTCGAGCGGTGCTCAAGTCATTGGTAACCTCAACACGCTATCGTTGGGGAACGATGTTTCGGCAACCGGCGACGCGGTTGTCGGAGTAGTGATCGTTGGGACCGAGGACAACCTTCTTCTACTTCGCGGTGGCAATACACTATCCAACGCAGGCGATTTAGCTGTCAACGATATAACGACTGGGCCTGATGCAACGAACGCGAGAGTTTATGGAGTGCTCGTTATTGATGACGAGGACTTTTCATTGAACAACAACAGTGGAGCATCGATCAGTGCCACAGGGCAAGGAGCGACCGCGGTGAAGTTTGACAATCACGAAGTGGCATCAAGCGAGCTCAAGTCGACCGTCGTCAACAATGGGCTCATTGCTGCTAACGGAGGCAGTTCGATCGCTGTGGATGCCGAAGGCGAACTTGATTTAACCAATGACGGAACGATTCAGAGTGGCGGCACTGGCTCGATTTCCATCTCAACGAGAGGGATCAGTGAGATCACCAGCTCGGGTGCCATTCAATCGACTGGGAACGGGTCGACGGCGTTGCGCAGCTTCAGCAACCTCGACCTCGTCAACGACGGAACGATCGCCTCGACGGGGGACACCGCCCAAGCCATCCACGGACGAGGAATCACCACGATCCAAAACAATGATTCGATCAGTTCGACAGGGGCAGGTTCGACGGCGTTGCACAGCGAGAGCAACCTCGACCTCGTCAACGACGGAACGATCGCCTCGACGGGCGCGAACGTCAAAACGATTGACGCCGAAGGTTTCACGCAACTTCGAAATAACGGTGCCATCACCGCGACCGGAATCGGTTCGACCGCAGTGCATTCCGAAAGTGCGTTGTACATGAACAATGCGGGAACGATCTCGGCCCAAGATCTGGGTGGGTCCGCCACGACAGCGATCACGACTGACAACGAATACAGCCGGATCGCGATGTCGACCGGCGCAATCGTGGATGGCGATATCAGCTATACCGGATCGGATCCTAGTTTGCGAGCGGAATTGTTATTCGGTACATCGTATGATGATCTGAACGCACCCTCGATCGGCCCGGCCGAAAGCGCCTTCGACTTTACGTTCAACGATGATATAACCGGAGATTGGGATCTAGGTTTCATTGGTGGATTATCACGCTTCGAAGCTCCCGGATCGATCAGCGGGATCCATGACATGTCGGTCGAAGCCGGAGCGACCGTGACCGGCGACGCCGACATCACCGGCACCAATGCAATGACCAACGCCGGCCGGGTCGTCAACGAAGGCGCGACGCATTCGTTCGATACGATCACCAACAACGCCACAGGGCGTTATCTTGGGACCGGCAACGTCGCCACCGTCAACGGTTTCATCAACAGCGGAACAATCGCCCCCGGCGACACGTTCGACGGGACCAACGAAGCCAAAGCGTTCGGGAATTTGAACGTGACGGCCGGTGACTTTAACAACAACGCCGGCACGTTGGAAATCGACATCGACGGGACCGGAACGACCCAAGACCGAATCGTCGTGACGGATCAAGCGATCATCGACGGCGGCGTTTTGGATGTCACGTCCACGATAAACGACGCGACCGTCGGCGCCATGCACACGTTCTTGACCTCATCGGCATTGACGATCAATTCCGGACTGACACCGATCGATAACTTGGTCACCCGGCGGATGCTGCTTCGTAACGATGCGACGGACTATTGGCTATTGGTCGCCCGCGATGTCGCTTACGACGAACTCGGCCAGACGTTCAACGAGGATTCCGTCGGAATGTCGCTCGACGCGATCAAGGACGACGCGGCAGGCAACCCGTTGTTCGTTCCCTTGATCGATCAATTGGATTTGTTGCCCCAAGATTCCGACGTTCGAAGGGCGCTGAACCAATTGACCGGCGAGATCTATGCGACGTCGCTGTTGTTGGCCAATCAAAACAACACGTTGACCGATCAATCGTTCGCCGATTCTCAGCGGTCGGGATTGTTCATCGATCAACCGTTGTGCGGCGGGCCGGGCGGATGGTTCGGCAGTTCGAGCGGTTACGGTCAAGGCGGCAACACTACCGGCGACGGCAACGCGTCGACCGCCGACGTGACCCGTGGCGGCACCGTCGTCACGATCGGTCGTTGCTTCGATACCGCAACCCACGGCGGATTCTTTTACAACGGCGATTGGCAGAGTATCGATGTCGATTCGGTCAACAGCGTCGCGAATATCGAAACGCACCGCTTCGGCGGATTTTTGAGCCGCCGCACCGGCGACGATTATTACTTTTTGTCCGCCTCGGGCGGGTTCAATGATCAGGAGTTCGACCGCGTAGTGCGGGTCGGCGAGTTCGCGGAGCGGTTGGAGTCCCAAGCGTCCGGATCGACATGGGGAGCGAGGCTCGAACGCGGGCGATTGCTATCGACGCGAATGTTGGACTTCATCCCGTACCTGGGCCTGCAGTACAACGGTTTGTCCCGCGACGACTTGCAAGAGACGGGCGGCGTGGCGTCGCTGGATGTTCGCGGCGACACCGTGCAAACCTTGCGAACGATGCTCGGCGTCAGCGTTCGAACGCCGGTGACATCCGGGCCGTTCGGTTTGGCATTGGATACCGTTTGGATGCACGATGTCCTGAACCAGTCGGTGTTGACGCAAAACGTTGCGTTCGCCGGATCGAACGCCGGACCGTTCGACGTACGCGGTGTCGACGTGGACAACGATCTGTTCCGCGTTTCGCCGAGCCTGTACGGTCGCTTCGGCGGGGTCTTGATGCAAGCCGGTTACGATCTCACGTTGGGTGAGAATCAAACGTGGCACAGCGGCACTGGAACAGCGACTTGGATTTTCTAA